CATGATCAAATTACTGGTCAGTGAGCTAACTGTTACTTGATATAAACTAAAGCCACTTCTGTACTTAGCGGTCATTTGAACGCTAAGTACAGAAGTGGCTTTGGTCGTTGCTACGCGTGTTCGTTTGTTAATCTGCTAGTATCGTCATTTTATTCAACAAACTAGTTTGCAACTGGCTGAGTGTGGTCGTCATGTAGACCGGGTAAAGATCTGGGTTGACGAGCCGCTGAGTTGTTCGTGGGAGCTCGGCAAGTTTAGCCTGGGTCGTTGCCTGAATGGTTGTAACCGGAATTGACGTGGTGTTGGACAAATCTACCGGCGCGAGTAAAGGCCGGGCTTCAAAATGGGTGAGTCGCTGTTGGCGGTCGACACTGAGTGGGTCACTGGTGACGACGGTTAGGCTGGTCGCATCGACGATCGTCTCGGTAGCTAGTGCAATCAAATCAGCAAAGGCCCGCTGAGTTCCTGGTTCGTACAGACGATAGACTTGCTTATCACCAGGAATCGTTAGTTTTTCGCGACTGGCACTGACCTTGATCTTGGGGGTGCTCTGACCATTGCTCTCAGTTGCCGCAAGCTTGTAGACGCCACTTAGAACCGGTGCGGACGCGCTAGTGATGAGCTTTTCACCGATACCAAAATTATCGATCGGTGCGCCTTCGTGCAACAGCGAGGTAATGATGTGTTCATCCAATGCGTTAGAAATAGTGATTTTGGCGTTGGGAAAGCCAGCCGCGTCCAATTGTGTCCGGGCAGCTTGTAATAAAGTCGTGACGTCCCCCGAATCGATTCGAATACCGACGGGTTCATGCCCAGCTGCTCGTAGCTCCTTAAAGACCGTCACCGCGTTAGGGATCCCAGAGTTAGAACCTGTCTAGTATCTGCTGAATCTGGTAGAATTGTGGAAAACCGACTGAGGAGTTTGTCATGCCAGATTATCCAAGCAATATTTCTCGCGCGCAATTTGCGTTAATACAACCTGATTTAGAAAACTTCCGCAAGCATACAAGACCGCGTCGTTATGATCTTTATGACGTATTCAATGCCATCCTTTACTCGCTTACTACAGGGTGTCAATGGCGTGAATTACCGCACGATTTCCCGGAATGGCACACTGTCTACCGCTATTACGATATGTGGCGAGATAAACCAGACCCGACAGCTGATTCGCTATTAGAAAGGCTTTTAAAAAAACTGTCGCTTCCTATCGTTTTGCACAGGGCCGATCGGCCCGAACGTCGTTTGTGATGGTTGATGCTCAAAGTGTTAAAACCACTGATTTAACGAAAAATAGTGGCTACGATGGCGGCAAAAAGATTTCAGGGATTAAGCGTCATATGGCGGTTGATATTAACGGGTTACCACAAGCCATTATCGTGACACGAGCTAATGTATCAGATCGTTCAGGTGCATTGTCTATGCTTAGTTTGGCTAGCCAAAATTTAGAGCTGGTTCAGCATGTCATGGTTGATGGTGGCTACACTGGCAATGACTTTGCGGATCAGGTGAAGCTCATTTTGAATGCTAAGACGACGGTAGCTAAACGCAACGAGTTGCATATGTTCACGGTGTTACCGCAACGATGTATCGTTGAACGTTCATGGAGTTGGCTAGACAAATGTCGGCGACTTTGGAAAAACTGTGAACGTGCCCTTAACAGCAGTCTTCAAATGGTTGTATTGGCCTTCCTGAAGATAGTTCTTAAAAGATACTAGACAGGTTCTCAGAACTGCTCATTGCTGCACTTGTCTGTTTCTTGTCAGACTCAATTGTGTCTTGGCTAATTGCCGCTTGTCCGCTCGCATCGTTCTGGTGTGAGGATGGATCGGATTTTGGCGCCGCACGGTCATGTTCGGTGATGTTTGTCTCACCGTTGTCGGCTACAGGGACAACGGCGCTGCCGACCTGGGTCAGCATCAACATCGCCAACATGACGATATGGATCAACTTCTTAGGCATCTGTGCGCCTCCTTCCATTGTTTCCGGCGTCTCTCTTCTTCCAACACCAGCTTAACAAGTTGACCCCGCGCAAAGGAATGATAATGTTCGTTATTTAACAAGATATTTTTAACAGTGCATACTTATTGACATTATAGGTATTAATCTGTACATATAATGTAAAAAGCTCTATTTATAGGTAAATAAGGTCTTCAAACCCAAAAGTAGCCTTGAAACAGCCGGCGTATTGCCAGTAAGTTCCAAGACTACTTATAGGTTATTTATTAAACTAATTAGTTTAAGCTTTGATGATTTTCCCAACTGCAATTGGTAAAGTAACGTGGGCATCGTAGTTCATGACAGTTCCTTGAACAGTAGCCGGTAGCTTCAAGGTATCCGGCACACCATGAATATAAATGACCCTTTTATCGAGCTGCAAATCGTCACTGCCAAAAGCGGCTTTAAACGCTGTCTGCAATTCCTTCAGATCAACGAGTTTGTCATAAGCATAGTGACCTTCTGCATCAGCCACTGGGTAACTGTCATTTGGCACATGCATCTTGGCCGGTTCAGCGTCAAATGGCACCATCGTTGTACCGGAAACCGGTTCTGTTTCTGGCAGATCAACGAAACCGTCACCATTAGCATCTTGTGCCGCTGTGGCGATTTCTGCTGGCTTACCATCCGGGAATCCGTGGAAATGTTCCCAATGCTGCACATTAGCAGGTGTATCAAACATATCGATATGAATCTTCATTTGCGCACCATCAATCGTGAACGTCGCGGCACCGTGCGGCGCGGTGCCAATCTTCTCAGCGTTCAATGGCACAATTTCTGCTGTATACTTTTCAGCCATGCAAACCACTCCTTTTAGATTTAGACTCAGTTTCAGTATAGTGCTAACTGGAACGACTCACAATCTATTGCATTTCAAAAGTGAGGTTGCAAGATTATTTGGCCAATTGCAATAACCGTTGGCGCAAAGCAGGATCAGCTGCGTAAAGATAAAGCCCGTGCTTCGCCCTCTTCAGCAGAATATTAATGGCATTCATGATAATCGCGGCTTTAGCGTCGGTGGTGTCGGCCAAATCAGGGCGCTTTTTGAAGGCTTCCTTGTCTTGGTACTGCGCCAGATCAATCGTAAGTCGGTCTTTTGAGGGATCATAGCCTAGACTCGGCCCTAGAATCACACCTGCGTAATTCAAGTCAAAGCCTTGAATAGTATAAATGGAACCAACTTCATGCAATGTCTCAGGACGTTGTGCCCACGGGCGATCGGTGAAGTTGATCTTGTCCCAAGGCAACCGCAGAGAGCCAGCTTGGACATACCAGGTTTTACCATCGAGCACTGTGAATGGATAGTCAGCTGTCGCGATCATGCGCGAAAGGCCGGTTTCGGCATTGCGCCGCTGAATGAGGTCATACATCGGCTGACCATCAGAAAAAACTTGAAAATCAAAATGTTGCGGATGTGGCAAAGGCAACACTTTTCCACGAACAAAATGATCAATCCAATCATTCACCGCCGCATCGCCTACCCGCATCTGTTCGGTCAGATGATAATGTGTCACTGCGTAATCGCGCGTCACTCTTTTCAATAA
The sequence above is a segment of the Lactiplantibacillus brownii genome. Coding sequences within it:
- a CDS encoding IS5 family transposase (programmed frameshift); translation: MPDYPSNISRAQFALIQPDLENFRKHTRPRRYDLYDVFNAILYSLTTGCQWRELPHDFPEWHTVYRYYDMWRDKPDPTADSLLERLLKKPVASYRFAQGRSARTSFVMVDAQSVKTTDLTKNSGYDGGKKISGIKRHMAVDINGLPQAIIVTRANVSDRSGALSMLSLASQNLELVQHVMVDGGYTGNDFADQVKLILNAKTTVAKRNELHMFTVLPQRCIVERSWSWLDKCRRLWKNCERALNSSLQMVVLAFLKIVLKRY